In the genome of Streptomyces sp. SAI-127, the window TCGGCCGGATGCGGGAGTTCCAGCAGGAGCTCAACGACCAGGCCACCGAGAAGGGCAAGCGCCTGCGCGCCAAGGTCGAGGGCTCCAACGGCTTCGGCTTCGGCAAGTGACGGCCGTGGGACCGCTGGAGACGGCCCGGGAACTCCTGCGCGAGTTCCCGGTCGTCGACGGCCACAACGACCTCCCGTGGGCGCTGCGTGAACAGGTCCGCTACGACCTCGACGCGCGGGACATCGCCACGGACCAGTCGGCCCACCTGCACACCGACCTGGCGCGGCTCAGGGCGGGCGGGGTCGGTGCGCAGTACTGGTCGGTGTACGTCCGCTCGGACCTGCCCGACGCGGTGCCGGCGACACTGGAACAGATCGACTGCGTACGGCAGTTGCTGGCGCGCTACCCGCAGACACTGGCGCCCGCGCTGACGGCCGCCGACATGGAGGCGGCGCGCTCTCAGGGCCGTATCGCCTCCCTCATGGGTGCCGAGGGCGGTCACTCCATCGCCAACTCCCTCGCCACGCTACGCGCGTTGTACGCCCTCGGGGTGCGCTACATGACCCTCACCCACAACGACAACGTGGACTGGGCGGACTCGGCGACCGACGAGCCCGGCGTCGGGGGGCTTTCGGCCTTCGGCCGTGCGGTGGTCCGGGAGATGAACCGCGAGGGCATGCTCGTGGACCTCTCGCACGTGGCGGCGACGACCATGCGGGACGCGCTCGACGCCTCGCTCGCGCCGGTGATCTTCTCGCACTCCTCCTCGCGGGCGGTGTGCGACCACCCGCGCAACATCCCGGACGACGTCCTGGAGCGCCTCCCGTCCAACGGCGGCATGGCGATGGTGACCTTCGTCCCGAAGTTCGTCCTCCAGGCCGCCGTCGACTGGACGGCCGCGGCCGACGAGAACATGCGCGAGCACGGCTTCCACCACCTCGCGACCACCCCGGAGGCGATGAAGGTGCACCGCGCCTTCGAGGAGCGCACCCCGCGCCCGGTCGCCACCGTCTCGACGGTGGCCGACCAC includes:
- a CDS encoding dipeptidase, which codes for MGPLETARELLREFPVVDGHNDLPWALREQVRYDLDARDIATDQSAHLHTDLARLRAGGVGAQYWSVYVRSDLPDAVPATLEQIDCVRQLLARYPQTLAPALTAADMEAARSQGRIASLMGAEGGHSIANSLATLRALYALGVRYMTLTHNDNVDWADSATDEPGVGGLSAFGRAVVREMNREGMLVDLSHVAATTMRDALDASLAPVIFSHSSSRAVCDHPRNIPDDVLERLPSNGGMAMVTFVPKFVLQAAVDWTAAADENMREHGFHHLATTPEAMKVHRAFEERTPRPVATVSTVADHLDHMREVAGVDHIGIGGDYDGTAFTPDGLSDVAGYPNLIAELLDRGWSKPDLAKLTWQNAVRVLGAAEDVARGLQATRAPSNATIESLDG